In Treponema primitia ZAS-2, a genomic segment contains:
- a CDS encoding sulfate ABC transporter substrate-binding protein, whose translation MKREGFGKIVPYALVVSLFFAAIGGVSAGGQSASAGGTEQKGSVELLNVSYDPTRELYREYNDAFAKYYKDKTGVEVTIRQSHGGSGGQARGVIEGNEADVVTLALAYDVMQIGDKAGIIDSNWQTRLPNNSSPYTSTIVFLVRAGNPKNIKDWDDLVKSGVQIITPDPKTSGGAQWNYLAAYAFAKEKYGSDAQAREFVKQLYNNVPVLDSGARGATNTFVQRGLGDVLLAWENEAFLSINELGKDQFEIVVPSLSILAEPTVSWVDGITSRHGTLEVAKEYLSYLYSDEGQRIAGRNYYRPSNPQIAQEFVTQFPNLKLVHIDDYFGGWRKVHDYYFSDGGEFDTIIAELKKK comes from the coding sequence ATGAAAAGAGAAGGTTTTGGTAAAATAGTACCCTATGCATTAGTGGTTTCCCTGTTTTTTGCAGCGATAGGCGGGGTCAGTGCGGGCGGACAAAGCGCCTCCGCTGGTGGGACAGAACAGAAGGGCAGCGTTGAGTTGCTCAATGTTTCTTATGATCCCACCCGGGAGTTATACCGGGAGTATAACGATGCCTTTGCAAAGTATTACAAGGATAAGACCGGGGTTGAGGTAACCATCCGGCAGTCCCATGGCGGTTCCGGGGGACAGGCTCGGGGCGTTATTGAAGGTAACGAAGCGGATGTGGTTACCCTGGCATTGGCCTACGATGTGATGCAGATAGGCGATAAGGCCGGCATCATTGACTCAAACTGGCAGACGAGGCTCCCAAACAACAGTTCCCCCTATACCTCGACCATCGTGTTTCTGGTGCGGGCGGGAAATCCCAAAAATATTAAGGATTGGGATGATTTGGTAAAGAGCGGCGTTCAGATCATAACCCCGGACCCCAAGACTTCCGGCGGGGCCCAGTGGAATTACCTTGCGGCCTATGCCTTTGCCAAGGAAAAATACGGCAGCGATGCCCAGGCCAGGGAATTTGTGAAACAGCTTTACAATAATGTCCCGGTCCTGGATTCCGGTGCCCGGGGGGCCACCAATACCTTTGTACAGAGGGGCCTGGGGGATGTGCTCCTGGCTTGGGAAAATGAGGCCTTCCTTTCTATCAATGAGCTTGGGAAGGATCAGTTTGAGATTGTGGTTCCTTCCCTGAGTATCCTGGCGGAACCCACGGTTTCCTGGGTGGACGGAATTACCTCCAGGCACGGAACCCTTGAGGTGGCCAAGGAATACCTGAGCTACCTGTATTCCGATGAGGGCCAGAGGATAGCCGGGAGGAACTACTACCGTCCTTCAAACCCGCAGATAGCCCAGGAATTTGTGACCCAGTTCCCCAATTTGAAGCTGGTTCATATTGATGATTACTTCGGCGGCTGGAGAAAGGTTCACGATTACTATTTTTCTGACGGTGGGGAATTTGACACTATCATAGCGGAACTGAAGAAGAAATAG
- a CDS encoding sulfate adenylyltransferase subunit 1 has translation MAITTTVEAANRERMDIVITGHVDHGKSTLVGRLLADTQSLPEGKLQAVKDSCKKNGRVFEYAFLLDALEDEQKQGITIDSARIFFKSKVREYIIIDAPGHIEFLRNMLSGASRAVAAVLVIDAVEGVAENSKRHGLLLSLLGISQVLVVVNKLDALNYDRQVFEDIKKEYVAYLETLKVKPLAFVPVSAREGKNITEAASEMPWYTGKTVLEILDSFRNLPSNEDSFFAMPVQDVYRFSNDNDERRIYAGTIVSGEISVGESVTFLPSRKEAHIKNIEVWNAPSKTRAITAEASGFTLEEEIYVKRGEVMVKSAEKAPVQTAERIRANVIWLGVRPFSFNKSYLLKLGSARAEVRLEKIESFLGEGEREEYSELRRNDCGSVILSLSRPMAVSAFFDNPVLGRFVIVDGYDAAGGGIVLENLDAKKTWQSLNSFEGVNTGGGFEEELFALLKKYFPHRFE, from the coding sequence ATGGCTATAACAACGACGGTGGAAGCTGCCAACCGGGAGCGGATGGACATCGTTATTACCGGTCATGTGGACCACGGCAAGAGCACCCTGGTAGGCCGGCTTCTGGCGGATACCCAGTCCCTGCCGGAGGGTAAATTACAAGCCGTGAAAGATTCCTGTAAAAAAAACGGCCGGGTTTTTGAATACGCCTTTCTCCTGGACGCCCTGGAGGATGAACAGAAACAGGGCATTACCATCGACAGCGCCCGTATATTTTTTAAGAGCAAGGTCCGGGAGTATATTATCATCGACGCTCCGGGGCATATCGAATTTTTGCGGAACATGCTGAGCGGTGCGTCCCGGGCAGTGGCGGCGGTGCTGGTAATCGACGCCGTTGAAGGGGTGGCGGAAAATTCCAAACGTCACGGCCTCCTCCTCTCCCTCCTGGGGATATCCCAGGTCCTGGTAGTGGTGAATAAGCTCGACGCCTTGAACTATGATCGGCAGGTATTTGAGGATATTAAAAAAGAATATGTGGCCTACCTGGAAACCCTTAAGGTAAAGCCCCTGGCCTTTGTGCCGGTGAGCGCACGGGAGGGCAAGAACATTACCGAAGCTGCGTCGGAGATGCCCTGGTATACTGGAAAAACGGTTCTGGAGATCCTCGATAGTTTTCGTAATCTCCCCTCCAACGAGGATTCCTTTTTTGCCATGCCGGTTCAGGATGTATACCGGTTCAGCAATGACAATGATGAACGGCGGATCTACGCCGGCACCATTGTAAGTGGGGAAATCAGCGTGGGGGAGTCCGTAACCTTTCTGCCTTCCCGCAAGGAAGCGCATATTAAAAACATTGAGGTTTGGAACGCGCCTTCTAAGACCAGGGCCATTACCGCTGAAGCATCAGGCTTTACCCTGGAAGAGGAAATCTACGTGAAGCGGGGGGAGGTGATGGTCAAATCCGCCGAGAAAGCCCCGGTGCAGACCGCCGAACGGATTCGGGCCAATGTAATTTGGCTTGGCGTCCGGCCCTTTAGTTTCAATAAGTCCTATCTGTTAAAATTGGGAAGCGCCCGGGCGGAAGTCCGGCTTGAAAAGATAGAAAGTTTCCTTGGCGAAGGCGAGCGGGAAGAGTACAGCGAACTCCGCCGTAACGACTGCGGCAGCGTGATCCTGAGCCTTTCCCGTCCCATGGCGGTTTCCGCTTTTTTTGACAACCCCGTTTTGGGGCGCTTTGTTATCGTGGACGGCTATGACGCCGCCGGCGGGGGCATAGTGCTGGAAAACCTGGATGCCAAAAAGACCTGGCAGAGCTTGAACAGCTTTGAGGGGGTCAACACCGGCGGGGGGTTTGAGGAAGAGCTTTTTGCGCTGCTGAAGAAGTATTTTCCCCATAGGTTCGAATGA
- a CDS encoding phosphoadenylyl-sulfate reductase, which yields MPSNRILASILDKISGPMALAFSHQAEDAAVLHLVLQSFPEFASGGLEGSGRTLEVFTLDTEKLFPETLAYHEEVERFFKVPIKKYRPDGGEVKKLEEELGDEWGMRGSLEKRHLCCKVRKVDVLGKVLAGKSAWITGLRAAQSVTRTGLQVLEYDEQNGLIKINPLAAWSDDDLAAYIKEHQIPLNPLYSEGFKSIGCAPCTRAVKEGEDIRAGRWWWENPDHKECGLHNRRKTG from the coding sequence ATGCCATCTAACCGGATACTGGCCTCTATATTGGATAAGATCAGTGGCCCCATGGCCCTTGCGTTCAGCCATCAGGCGGAGGACGCCGCTGTATTGCACCTGGTATTACAGTCCTTTCCGGAATTCGCTTCCGGGGGCTTAGAAGGATCGGGCCGGACTCTGGAAGTTTTTACCCTGGACACAGAAAAACTATTCCCCGAGACCCTCGCGTACCACGAAGAGGTGGAACGGTTTTTTAAAGTTCCCATTAAAAAGTACCGCCCCGATGGGGGTGAAGTCAAAAAACTGGAAGAAGAGCTTGGTGATGAATGGGGCATGCGGGGGAGCCTGGAAAAACGGCACCTCTGCTGCAAGGTAAGAAAGGTGGATGTCCTGGGCAAAGTCCTGGCGGGCAAGAGTGCCTGGATCACGGGCCTTCGGGCTGCCCAGTCGGTTACCCGGACGGGCCTTCAGGTTTTAGAATACGATGAACAGAACGGGCTTATCAAAATAAACCCCCTGGCCGCCTGGAGCGACGATGACCTGGCTGCCTATATTAAAGAACATCAGATACCTCTTAACCCCCTGTATAGTGAGGGTTTTAAAAGTATAGGCTGCGCTCCCTGCACCCGGGCGGTGAAGGAAGGGGAGGATATACGGGCCGGCAGATGGTGGTGGGAAAACCCGGACCACAAGGAATGCGGCTTGCATAATAGAAGGAAAACAGGGTGA
- the cysT gene encoding sulfate ABC transporter permease subunit CysT, with protein sequence MGIRIFGPKKNRAKLPGFGLTLGLSMLYMTILIFIPLSALILYSAKLPIKEFWALISDERVVTAFKISFSSTFYAAVFNFFFGLILAWVLTRYNFFGKRVLDALIDLPFAIPTAVAGISLATLFSKNGILGVFLHKFGIEIAYSKAGIVIALIFIGLPFVVRTVQPVIQELDKELEEAASSLGANFYQIFFRVLFPAIFPALLTGFALAFARGLGEYGSIIFISSNMPYETEIVPLLIVKKLLQFDYRGASAIGVTMLVCAFVLLLLINLLQSFARRRKIN encoded by the coding sequence ATGGGAATAAGGATATTCGGACCGAAAAAGAACAGGGCCAAGCTCCCGGGTTTTGGATTAACCCTGGGTTTGTCCATGCTCTATATGACCATCCTTATCTTTATTCCCTTGAGCGCCCTCATCTTGTATTCCGCTAAGCTGCCGATTAAGGAATTCTGGGCCCTCATCTCGGATGAACGGGTTGTTACGGCTTTTAAAATTTCATTTTCATCAACTTTCTATGCGGCGGTTTTTAATTTTTTCTTCGGCCTCATCCTGGCCTGGGTTTTGACCAGGTATAATTTTTTTGGCAAGCGGGTTCTGGATGCCCTGATCGATCTGCCCTTTGCCATACCAACCGCAGTGGCAGGTATTTCCCTGGCCACCCTGTTTTCCAAAAACGGAATCCTGGGGGTCTTTCTGCATAAGTTCGGCATAGAGATTGCCTATTCAAAAGCAGGGATAGTAATAGCCTTGATCTTTATCGGGCTACCCTTTGTGGTACGGACCGTGCAGCCGGTTATCCAGGAACTGGACAAGGAGCTGGAAGAAGCCGCCAGCAGCCTGGGGGCGAATTTCTACCAGATTTTTTTTAGGGTACTTTTTCCCGCTATTTTTCCCGCCCTGCTTACGGGCTTTGCCCTGGCCTTTGCCCGGGGCCTGGGAGAGTACGGTTCCATCATATTCATTTCCAGCAACATGCCCTACGAAACGGAAATCGTACCATTGTTGATAGTAAAGAAACTGTTACAGTTTGATTACCGGGGCGCCAGCGCCATCGGTGTAACCATGCTTGTTTGCGCCTTTGTACTTTTGCTTTTAATCAACCTTCTGCAGAGTTTTGCCCGGAGGAGGAAAATTAATTGA
- the cysW gene encoding sulfate ABC transporter permease subunit CysW: MSAYHRLNKEPRWIKPVLIAISLIFMAVFIFIPLITIFSQAFDSGVGAYFKALGNKDIFAAIRLTLVTALVCVPLNTFFGILLAWAITKFDFRGKNILITLIEVPFAISPVIAGLLFIFLFGSFGWFGHWLMAHHVKIVFAVPGIFIATAFVTFPFVARELIPLMQEMGKDDEEAAMTLGANGLQTFFRITLPNIKWGLLYGVVLTNARAMGEFGAVAVVSGLIRGVTTTMPLYIDILYGEYLFRAAFAVASLLTLLALVTLIAKTIIEHFIAEQRKSAEV, from the coding sequence TTGAGCGCCTATCATCGGCTCAACAAGGAGCCCCGCTGGATTAAACCGGTTTTAATAGCTATTTCCCTGATTTTTATGGCGGTATTTATTTTTATACCCCTCATAACCATCTTCTCCCAGGCCTTTGACTCCGGGGTGGGCGCCTATTTTAAGGCTCTGGGCAACAAGGATATTTTTGCCGCCATACGGCTCACCCTGGTTACCGCCTTGGTCTGCGTTCCCCTCAATACATTCTTTGGCATTTTGCTTGCCTGGGCTATCACTAAATTTGATTTCAGGGGTAAAAATATTCTTATTACCCTTATTGAAGTACCCTTTGCCATTTCTCCGGTTATTGCGGGGCTGCTTTTTATTTTTCTCTTTGGTTCCTTTGGCTGGTTCGGACACTGGCTTATGGCCCATCATGTAAAAATTGTTTTCGCTGTTCCGGGTATTTTTATTGCCACCGCCTTTGTCACCTTCCCCTTTGTGGCCCGGGAACTGATTCCCCTGATGCAGGAGATGGGCAAGGATGATGAGGAGGCGGCCATGACCTTGGGTGCAAACGGCCTGCAAACCTTTTTCAGGATTACCCTGCCCAATATTAAGTGGGGGCTCCTGTACGGGGTGGTCCTGACCAACGCCCGGGCCATGGGTGAATTCGGCGCAGTGGCGGTGGTCTCCGGGCTTATCCGGGGGGTAACTACCACCATGCCGCTATACATTGATATCCTCTACGGAGAGTATCTGTTCCGGGCGGCCTTCGCGGTGGCCTCCCTCTTAACCCTCCTTGCCCTGGTAACACTTATTGCCAAAACTATCATTGAACATTTTATTGCGGAGCAGCGGAAATCCGCTGAAGTTTAA
- the thiS gene encoding sulfur carrier protein ThiS, with translation MTVTTNGKKIEVSGEISVSKLLEEAKVEMPEYVSVQLNDEMILRANFDTTLVKEGAVVEFLYYMGGGGRC, from the coding sequence GTGACAGTTACAACAAATGGAAAAAAAATTGAAGTTTCCGGGGAAATCAGCGTCAGCAAGCTGCTTGAAGAAGCCAAGGTTGAAATGCCCGAATATGTCAGTGTCCAGCTAAACGATGAAATGATTTTGCGGGCCAACTTTGACACCACCCTGGTGAAAGAAGGCGCTGTTGTTGAATTTCTCTACTATATGGGCGGCGGTGGAAGATGCTGA
- the cysD gene encoding sulfate adenylyltransferase subunit CysD: MSEETGLTKLDRLESQSIFIIREAYKSFKNIGMLWSIGKDSTVLLWLAKKAFFGHIPFELIHIDTNYKIPEMIAYRDRLAKELKLRLVVGQNKKALAEKRTFVDGLDRISCCKELKTIPLRQTLDGVGARRVYDPNRDVWEEFETAEPYNAVIVGVRSDEEGSRSKERVFSARDEKSEWDASAQPPELWNLYKTEFAPKTHVRVHPLLDWTELNIWEYIEREKIPTISIYYNQGEGKRYRSLGCYPCTSPVDSDARNPGEIIEELISGKFRNIAERSGRAQDIDGGGTLETLRKEGYM, from the coding sequence GTGAGTGAAGAAACCGGATTGACAAAACTGGACAGGCTGGAATCCCAAAGTATTTTTATTATCCGGGAAGCCTATAAATCATTCAAGAACATCGGTATGCTCTGGTCCATTGGCAAGGATAGTACGGTGCTGTTATGGCTCGCCAAAAAAGCCTTCTTCGGCCATATCCCCTTTGAACTGATCCACATCGATACTAATTATAAGATCCCCGAAATGATAGCCTACCGGGACCGGTTGGCAAAGGAACTGAAGCTGCGGCTTGTGGTGGGGCAGAACAAAAAAGCCCTGGCGGAAAAGCGGACCTTTGTGGATGGCCTGGACCGGATATCCTGTTGCAAGGAACTCAAAACCATACCCCTCAGGCAAACCCTGGACGGCGTTGGCGCCCGGCGGGTCTACGATCCTAACCGGGATGTATGGGAAGAGTTTGAGACCGCCGAACCCTACAACGCGGTGATCGTGGGGGTACGGAGTGATGAAGAGGGGAGCCGTTCCAAGGAGCGGGTTTTTTCCGCCAGGGACGAAAAGAGCGAGTGGGACGCCAGTGCCCAGCCTCCTGAATTGTGGAATCTTTACAAAACCGAGTTCGCCCCCAAGACCCATGTGAGGGTCCACCCCCTGCTGGACTGGACCGAGCTTAATATTTGGGAATACATTGAGCGGGAAAAGATACCCACCATTTCTATTTATTATAACCAGGGTGAAGGCAAACGCTACCGTTCCCTGGGCTGTTACCCCTGCACCAGCCCGGTGGATTCCGATGCCCGGAACCCCGGGGAAATTATTGAGGAACTTATCAGTGGCAAATTCCGTAATATCGCTGAACGGTCCGGCCGGGCCCAGGATATAGACGGGGGCGGTACCCTGGAAACCCTGCGGAAAGAGGGGTATATGTGA
- a CDS encoding nitrogenase component 1: MALLESRKALTREKRNGAISHYHGTLASILEDSSGKELQSRVRTLTQSSPGEIIYALQAVSGIHDAVVIIHGALGCAASGVWFNSGENRSWYTTNLNESDTILGGDEKLRAAILRAYNENHPEAIFIIGTPIIAINNDDVDSVVIELSDELGCKIIYIDVNGFKTKNALSGYDVIFHGFLKHLVEPKQNPVKPFLNLFTVSESPDNVAAIVELLQVLDIPCNIVPRFSGLNGIRRASGALCSVSLDDAENEYIMTGLEEQYGVPVVKTNPPIGTAGVYDFIKKIAAHFDRNAQAETLIKDEEQKISGRRSKKPFAGKKILLEADLHRVVSFSSLIEELGGEISGIVIPHLDIQNAGKLKDLSILPRTVPFIVAQGQQFEIANVLNRYPADFYIGRSETAAAAARFGAIPLPLDGITYYGYRGIGEVVKRALKLGTNNNYVSLLGQKLGAPYSESWLKRSGNWYVKFEVK; this comes from the coding sequence ATGGCATTACTTGAAAGCAGAAAAGCGCTGACTAGAGAGAAACGAAACGGCGCGATCAGTCATTATCACGGGACCCTGGCGTCCATCTTGGAAGATAGTTCGGGGAAAGAACTTCAGTCCCGGGTCCGTACCTTAACCCAGAGCTCCCCGGGTGAAATAATATACGCCCTGCAGGCGGTAAGCGGCATTCATGATGCGGTGGTGATTATCCATGGCGCTTTGGGATGCGCCGCATCGGGGGTATGGTTTAATTCGGGCGAAAATCGCTCCTGGTATACCACCAACCTGAATGAAAGCGATACTATTCTTGGGGGTGACGAAAAACTGCGGGCTGCTATTCTGCGGGCTTATAATGAAAATCATCCTGAAGCAATTTTTATCATCGGAACCCCCATCATAGCAATCAATAATGATGATGTGGATTCGGTGGTCATTGAGCTGAGCGACGAACTTGGATGTAAAATTATTTATATAGATGTAAACGGCTTTAAAACAAAAAATGCCCTTTCCGGGTATGATGTGATTTTTCATGGGTTCCTGAAACATCTGGTGGAACCAAAGCAAAATCCGGTCAAGCCCTTTCTCAATCTTTTTACTGTATCGGAAAGTCCTGATAACGTGGCCGCAATCGTAGAACTGCTTCAGGTTCTTGATATTCCCTGCAACATTGTACCCCGGTTTTCCGGCCTTAATGGGATACGCCGTGCTTCCGGGGCCCTTTGCAGTGTTTCTCTGGACGATGCGGAAAATGAATATATAATGACCGGGCTTGAAGAACAGTATGGGGTTCCTGTGGTAAAAACAAATCCGCCTATAGGCACCGCAGGGGTTTATGATTTTATTAAAAAAATTGCCGCCCACTTTGACCGGAATGCACAGGCGGAGACGCTGATAAAAGACGAGGAACAGAAGATCAGCGGCCGACGCAGTAAGAAACCATTCGCAGGTAAAAAGATTCTACTGGAGGCGGATTTGCACCGAGTCGTGAGTTTTTCCTCATTGATTGAAGAATTGGGGGGAGAAATATCCGGCATTGTAATCCCTCATTTGGATATTCAGAATGCGGGTAAATTAAAAGACCTTTCGATACTGCCCAGAACCGTACCTTTTATAGTGGCCCAGGGGCAGCAGTTTGAAATTGCCAATGTTCTGAATAGATATCCGGCGGATTTTTATATAGGGCGATCCGAAACTGCGGCTGCGGCAGCCCGGTTTGGCGCAATTCCTCTTCCCCTTGATGGGATTACCTATTATGGGTATCGGGGGATCGGCGAAGTGGTAAAGCGGGCTTTGAAGCTGGGGACGAATAATAACTATGTTTCTTTGCTGGGCCAGAAATTGGGGGCACCCTATTCTGAATCATGGCTCAAGCGAAGCGGAAACTGGTATGTCAAATTTGAGGTAAAGTAG
- a CDS encoding AAA family ATPase: MGNQKGKHIAIYGKGGIGKSTTTSNISASLAEAGFKVIQIGCDPKSDSTNVLRGNEYLPTVLDSMRDGGKVHLDDISRAGFGGVLCIESGGPVPGVGCAGRGINAAVTLLQELHLFDEFKPDYVLYDVLGDVVCGGFAVPIRDGITDRAYVVSSSDFMAIYAANNLFKAISKYAPSGGAKLGGIIGNGLSAGYSQSIIDDFAQKTGTKVTGYIPRSLVVSQSELYGKTVIEASPESEHAKLYRALAKTVAENEDLMVPNPLATTELRSWAKDWGDKVFKLEEGIVVGSREAI; the protein is encoded by the coding sequence ATGGGTAATCAGAAAGGAAAACACATTGCCATTTACGGCAAAGGCGGTATCGGGAAATCGACCACTACCTCCAATATCAGCGCCTCCCTGGCCGAGGCGGGATTTAAGGTAATACAGATAGGCTGTGACCCGAAAAGCGATTCCACTAATGTCCTACGGGGGAATGAATATCTGCCCACCGTGCTGGACAGTATGCGGGATGGCGGAAAGGTCCACCTGGATGATATTTCCAGGGCCGGATTTGGAGGGGTGCTGTGCATCGAATCCGGCGGGCCGGTGCCGGGTGTTGGCTGCGCGGGTCGGGGGATCAATGCCGCAGTAACTTTGCTGCAGGAACTGCATCTTTTTGACGAATTCAAGCCTGATTATGTGCTCTACGATGTGCTGGGGGACGTGGTATGCGGAGGCTTTGCCGTACCCATCCGGGACGGGATCACCGACCGGGCCTATGTGGTCAGTTCCTCGGATTTTATGGCCATCTATGCTGCAAATAATCTTTTTAAGGCCATCAGCAAATATGCCCCTTCAGGGGGAGCAAAGCTGGGGGGCATCATCGGCAATGGCCTTTCGGCGGGATATTCCCAAAGCATCATCGACGATTTTGCCCAAAAGACCGGTACAAAAGTGACGGGCTATATTCCCCGGTCTCTGGTTGTTTCCCAGAGCGAGCTCTACGGAAAAACGGTAATTGAGGCAAGTCCTGAATCGGAACATGCAAAACTGTACCGCGCTCTGGCAAAGACTGTAGCGGAAAATGAGGATTTGATGGTACCCAACCCCTTGGCGACCACAGAGCTGCGTTCCTGGGCAAAGGACTGGGGCGACAAGGTCTTTAAACTAGAGGAAGGGATAGTTGTAGGCAGCAGGGAAGCAATTTAA
- a CDS encoding threonine synthase, producing the protein MKSSITGLICPKCHAHYDHRELQGLCRCGSPLLVEYDLISVGKKVNPDKLRHRPATLWRYGELLPVLDESNIVSLGEGFTPLTLLPKITAKYDFGNLLMKDEGVIPTGTFKARGAAVGVSKAKELGVTHVAMPTNGNAGAAWAVYAARAGISAHILMPEDAPRITRNESIAAGAEVYLVQGLISDCGKILARSIPAHGWYDVSTLKEPYRIEGKKTMGYEIVEQLGWQVPDVIAYPTGGGVGIIGIYKALKEMQGLGWIGEKLPRLVAVQASGCAPIVEAYRKKAKESEFFPNSKTIAFGINVPKALGDFLVLEALYETGGCAVAVEDREILESLAELASTEGAFVCPEGAAVLAALKRLRAENWLKADETAVLLNTGAGIKYPDTLQFKLNYCPVDGTI; encoded by the coding sequence ATGAAAAGTTCTATAACTGGACTGATATGTCCCAAGTGTCACGCGCATTATGATCACCGGGAATTGCAGGGCCTTTGCCGGTGCGGTTCTCCCCTGCTGGTCGAATATGATCTGATCAGTGTGGGTAAAAAGGTAAACCCGGACAAACTTCGGCACCGTCCTGCCACGCTCTGGCGCTATGGAGAACTGTTGCCGGTTCTGGATGAAAGCAATATTGTGTCCCTGGGCGAAGGTTTTACGCCCCTTACCCTACTTCCAAAAATTACCGCTAAATATGATTTTGGCAATCTGCTTATGAAGGACGAAGGAGTGATCCCTACCGGGACCTTCAAAGCCCGGGGCGCAGCGGTAGGGGTGTCCAAGGCTAAAGAATTGGGTGTGACCCATGTAGCTATGCCGACTAACGGTAACGCCGGAGCCGCCTGGGCAGTATACGCCGCCAGGGCTGGTATTTCGGCCCACATCCTCATGCCCGAGGATGCGCCCCGGATCACCAGAAATGAAAGCATAGCCGCCGGGGCAGAAGTGTACCTTGTCCAGGGGCTTATCAGCGACTGCGGCAAAATTCTGGCCCGGTCCATCCCTGCCCACGGCTGGTATGATGTCAGTACCCTCAAGGAGCCTTACCGTATTGAAGGCAAAAAGACCATGGGTTATGAAATTGTTGAACAATTAGGCTGGCAGGTTCCGGACGTCATTGCCTACCCCACAGGTGGCGGTGTGGGGATTATCGGGATTTATAAGGCCTTAAAGGAGATGCAGGGATTGGGCTGGATCGGGGAGAAATTGCCCCGGCTGGTGGCGGTCCAGGCTTCCGGCTGCGCTCCCATTGTGGAGGCTTACCGTAAAAAGGCAAAAGAAAGTGAATTTTTCCCCAATTCAAAGACAATCGCCTTCGGCATTAACGTTCCAAAGGCGCTGGGGGATTTTTTGGTCCTGGAAGCCCTGTATGAAACCGGCGGCTGTGCGGTCGCGGTGGAGGATCGGGAAATACTGGAATCCCTTGCGGAACTGGCTTCGACGGAGGGCGCCTTTGTCTGTCCGGAAGGCGCGGCGGTTCTGGCGGCCTTGAAAAGACTAAGGGCCGAAAACTGGCTCAAGGCGGACGAAACGGCGGTTTTGCTGAATACCGGCGCGGGTATTAAATATCCCGATACCCTGCAATTTAAACTAAACTATTGCCCAGTGGATGGGACTATTTGA
- a CDS encoding sulfate/molybdate ABC transporter ATP-binding protein translates to MSIEIAGIHKKFGDFTALENVNLSIPTGEITALLGPSGSGKTTLLRIIAGLETPDAGTISLFGEDSTNKQTKDRKVGFVFQHYALFKHMSVFENIAFGLRIRPRKLRPSKAEIRDKVFKLLSLVQLESLANRLPSELSGGQKQRVALARALAIEPRVLLLDEPFGALDAKVRQELRRWLRFLHDEIHITSVFVTHDQEEALEVSDNIVILNKGKVEQVGSPEDVYDHPANPFVYGFLGNVNLFHARLDKGVLNLEHREDDPQDADVSFFVRPQDVAISLTNGDGRGIEAQILTHRILGGRVRVNLKTLVGDKEIEADIEKKQWNLIKEENRDRVYIIFSGAKIYSKDEVWSDYAI, encoded by the coding sequence ATGAGTATAGAAATCGCGGGGATACATAAAAAATTCGGGGACTTTACTGCTCTGGAAAACGTCAACCTTTCTATTCCCACCGGGGAGATTACCGCCCTTCTGGGGCCCTCGGGCTCGGGGAAGACAACGTTACTGCGGATCATCGCCGGGCTTGAAACTCCCGATGCGGGAACCATCAGTCTATTCGGCGAGGATTCCACCAACAAGCAGACCAAGGATCGGAAGGTGGGCTTCGTCTTTCAGCACTACGCCCTGTTTAAACACATGAGCGTTTTTGAGAATATTGCCTTCGGTCTGCGGATTCGCCCCCGGAAGCTGCGGCCCTCTAAGGCGGAGATTCGCGATAAGGTCTTTAAGCTGCTTTCCCTGGTTCAACTGGAGTCCCTGGCGAACAGGCTGCCTTCCGAGTTAAGCGGCGGCCAGAAACAGCGGGTTGCCCTGGCCCGGGCCTTGGCCATTGAGCCCCGGGTACTGCTTTTGGACGAACCCTTCGGCGCCCTGGACGCCAAGGTGCGGCAGGAACTGCGGCGCTGGCTCCGGTTCCTCCACGACGAAATCCACATTACCAGCGTGTTTGTGACCCATGACCAGGAAGAGGCTTTGGAGGTTTCGGATAATATTGTTATTCTGAATAAGGGAAAGGTTGAACAGGTCGGGTCCCCTGAAGACGTGTATGATCATCCGGCGAATCCCTTTGTATATGGATTCCTGGGTAATGTAAATCTCTTTCACGCCCGGCTGGACAAGGGGGTTCTTAACCTGGAACACCGGGAAGACGATCCCCAGGATGCGGATGTTTCATTCTTTGTCCGGCCTCAGGATGTTGCCATCAGCCTTACGAACGGGGATGGGCGGGGCATTGAAGCGCAAATTCTTACCCATAGAATTCTGGGGGGCAGGGTACGGGTGAACCTAAAAACTCTGGTGGGGGATAAAGAAATCGAAGCAGATATTGAAAAGAAACAGTGGAACCTTATAAAAGAAGAAAACAGGGATAGGGTGTATATCATTTTTTCCGGGGCTAAAATATACTCAAAGGATGAAGTTTGGAGCGACTATGCCATCTAA